A region of Numida meleagris isolate 19003 breed g44 Domestic line chromosome 26, NumMel1.0, whole genome shotgun sequence DNA encodes the following proteins:
- the METTL2A gene encoding methyltransferase-like protein 2A isoform X2: MAAPREAAERRPFGRRFLTDPARLFQHNAWDNVEWSEEQEATAKSKVQENSSQLLPQDKQEEYEVNAKRYWDDFYKIHENGFFKDRHWLFTEFPELAPNRNPSQNGDSVREFSNREVSKNEGLGSCENGHCTLETRAENQLNLIKSSPTFCTEELAPQKLKQSNEDYPGSSASYRILEVGCGAGNTVFPILQTNNDPGLFVYCCDFSTTAVDLVQSNVEYDSSRCFAFVHDLCNDQSPFPMPDESLDIVILIFVLSAILPEKMQRVINKLSRLLKPGGMILLRDYGRYDLAQLRFKKGQCLSDNFYVRGDGTRVYFFTQDELDDLFTRAGLEKIQNLVDRRLQVNRGKQMTMYRVWIQCKYQKPSAP, encoded by the exons AGCGGCGGCCCTTCGGGAGGCGCTTCCTCACCGACCCCGCCCGCCTCTTCCAGCATAACGCCTG GGATAATGTGGAATGGTCAGAAGAGCAGGAAGCCACTGCCAAGAGTAAAGTTCAAGAGAACAGCTCACAGCTATTGCCACAAGATAAACAAG AGGAATATGAGGTGAATGCTAAGAGATACTGGGATGACTTTTATAAAATCCATGAAAATGGCTTCTTCAAGGACAGGCATTGGCTGTTCACTGAATTTCCTGAGCTGGCACCAAATAGGAACCCAAGTCAAAATGGGGATTCTGTGCGTGAATTTAGCAACAGAGAAGTATCCAAAAATGAAGGGCTGGGAAGCTGTGAAAATGGACATTGCACATTAGAAACCAGAGCAGAGAATCAGTTAAACCTGATAAAAAGCAGTCCTACGTTCTGTACAGAAGAGCTGGCTCCACAGAAGCTGAAACAGAGTAATGAAGATTACCCAGGGTCCTCTGCATCTTACCGTATACTAGAG GTTGGCTGTGGTGCTGGAAATACAGTCTTCCCAATTTTACAAACCAACAA tgacCCAGGCCTTTTTGTTtattgctgtgatttttctaCAACGGCCGTGGATCTTGTCCAG AGCAATGTGGAATATGATTCTTCTCGCTGCTTTGCATTTGTCCATGACCTCTGCAATGACCAAAGTCCTTTCCCAATGCCAGATGAAAGCCTTGACATTGTCATTCTCATCTTTGTCCTCTCAGCGATTCTCCCAGAgaa GATGCAGCGCGTCATTAACAAACTGAGTCGCCTTCTGAAACCAGGAGGAATGATTTTGTTACGAGATTACGGCCGTTATGACCTAGCCCAGCTTCGGTTCAAGAAAG GTCAGTGTCTGTCTGATAACTTCTATGTGAGAGGTGATGGCACCAGAGTCTACTTCTTCACCCAAG ATGAATTAGATGATCTCTTCACAAGAGCTGGCctggagaaaatacagaatctgGTTGATCGGCGACTGCAAGTGAACCGTGGGAAGCAAATGACAATGTATCGAGTATGGATCCAGTGCAAATACCAAAAGCCTTCTGCTCCCTAG